In Salvelinus alpinus unplaced genomic scaffold, SLU_Salpinus.1 scaffold_40, whole genome shotgun sequence, a single genomic region encodes these proteins:
- the LOC139566968 gene encoding C-reactive protein-like translates to MELQTWLLMVFTCCYAVPQDMSGKEIIFPGESNTAYVKITPDMNKIFFAVTVCVRFFTDYQTKELTIFSLATPSHADGFVIFRGDGGNYRVYIQDQGIYFWGLPDKMNEWNSVCGTWDASTGLTQLWVNGKPSARKALQAGGSISGTPSIILGQDQDAYVGGFDVYDSFYGHETDVHMWDRVLSPCEIQSYMKGEVLSPGNVVNWNALKYTRHDYVVVETMQNLIC, encoded by the exons ATGGAGCTGCAGACATGGCTTCTGATGGTCTTTACGTGCTGCTATGCTGTGCCACAAG ACATGTCAGGGAAGGAAATCATTTTCCCAGGAGAGTCAAACACCGCCTATGTCAAGATAACCCCTGACATGAACAAAATCTTTTTTGCTGTGACTGTCTGCGTTCGATTTTTCACTGACTACCAGACGAAGGAGCTGACCATTTTCTCATTGGCCACGCCTTCTCATGCTGATGGTTTTGTCATCTTCAGGGGAGATGGGGGAAATTACAGGGTGTACATTCAGGACCAAGGTATCTATTTCTGGGGATTGCCAGACAAAATGAACGAGTGGAACTCTGTTTGTGGGACGTGGGATGCCAGTACAGGATTGACTCAACTGTGGGTGAATGGGAAGCCAAGTGCGAGGAAAGCTCTCCAAGCCGGCGGCTCCATCTCTGGTACACCGAGTATTATTTTAGGTCAGGACCAAGATGCATACGTTGGTGGGTTTGATGTGTATGATTCCTTTTACGGACATGAGACCGATGTCCACATGTGGGACAGAGTGCTCTCTCCATGTGAGATCCAAAGCTACATGAAGGGGGAGGTGTTATCTCCAGGGAATGTGGTAAACTGGAACGCACTAAAATACACAAGGCATGACTATGTGGTTGTTGAGACGATGCAGAACCTGATCTGTTAA